The Raphanus sativus cultivar WK10039 chromosome 2, ASM80110v3, whole genome shotgun sequence genome includes a region encoding these proteins:
- the LOC108825901 gene encoding uncharacterized protein LOC108825901: MFSFWKKRLGIGMAAAAHDSSSRESLEMKFGQLHHVDCNLQAEELGVLLDRVKSAAASLHYLRSKALLAVPDLLAHESLGAEQLPLEDDGSVSEVAKDIITLLTFHSPGEEDTFPGTSEKNQDSLVIRDGACTLKMIQFIQMVADVLESLLRRVTAAESEASFHKERVIIGEEEIRRKTVEIEHLLSSVDGMKQIVLGNKGVLNKTMEIIKTLVEASRRDREEAVEKEEELRRVKTEFESLRNYVNTSTNAVETLRSSERQFKTIEARLVAKSAQLEGEKAQKEVEIQKLMEENVKLTALLDKKEAQILALNEQCKFMALNASNI, translated from the exons ATGTTTAGTTTCTGGAAAAAGAGATTGGGAATAGGTATGGCTGCTGCTGCACATGATTCATCATCAAGAGAAAGCCTTGAGATGAAATTTGGTCAACTGCATCATGTAGATTGTAATTTACAAGCTGAAGAGTTGGGTGTTCTGCTAGATAGGGTCAAATCAGCTGCAGCCAGCTTACACTATTTGAGGTCAAAAGCTCTGTTGGCCGTTCCTGATCTTCTAGCACATGAGTCGCTCGGTGCTGAACAGTTACCACTAGAAGATGATGGTTCAGTTTCCGAAGTGGCCAAGGACATCATCACTCTTCTAACTTTTCATAGTCCAGGGGAAGAAGATACGTTTCCTGGAACTAGCGAGAAGAACCAAGACTCCTTGGTCATACGGGATGGAGCTTGTACTTTGAAGATGATCCAATTCATACAGATGGTCGCTGATGTGCTGGAGTCTCTTCTGAGGAGGGTCACAGCGGCAGAATCCGAAGCCTCGTTCCATAAGGAGAGGGTGATTATAGGTGAGGAAGAAATTAGAAGGAAGACAGTCGAAATCGAGCATTTGTTATCGAGTGTGGATGGGATGAAACAGATAGTGCTTGGGAATAAAGGTGTTCTCAACAAAACAATGGAGATAATCAAGACACTGGTTGAAGCCAGTAGGAGAGATAGGGAGGAAGCTGTTGAGAAAGAAGAGGAGCTCCGTCGTGTGAAGACGGAGTTTGAATCACTTAGAAATTACGTCAATACTTCCACCAATGCTGTTGAGACACTTCGTTCATCGGAAAGGCAGTTCAAAACTATCGAAGCACG TCTGGTTGCCAAGTCTGCACAGCTGGAAGGCGAGAAAGCGCAGAAAGAGGTAGAAATTCAAAAGCTGATGGAGGAGAACGTGAAGCTAACCGCTCTTCTTGACAAGAAAGAAGCGCAGATTCTAGCCTTGAATGAACAATGCAAATTCATGGCTTTGAATGCTTCAAACATCTGA
- the LOC130508256 gene encoding RNA demethylase ALKBH9B-like: protein MEPVEDDPFLRKYQPSDLKIASEFLTTWLPFLSRDLCSDCVHVLSHRIRSLHPEYSSTKTETVAGDDKPVSDLVVEDMDSEAAGDDHINAFETATPKMSWADMTQEDGLSDEEEEEVSKDSRKTPAKRKLSRNEREQYGFVNVKRMKVFSCFEKVKGRRVDILEGLELHTGVFSAAEQKRIVDYVCELQEKGRKGELQERTFTAPHKWMRGKGRVTIQFGCCYNYATDKAGNPPGILQHGAVDPIPSLFKVIIRRLVGWHVLPPTCVPDSCIVNIYDEGDCIPPHIDNHDFLRPFCTVSFLSECDILFGSNLKIEGPGEFSGSYSLLLLVGSVLVLKGNGADVAKHCVPAVPKKRISITFRKMDESKRPVGFTPEPYLEGIKPLPYESTTKLSTPPAVAAISSSRWGNDQNGTKYNSGGGGHREGRKHHESRRGYHHSESRDWSSSSNRRRGSSRHSPSTAYRPKVHSNNTSSDNV from the exons ATGGAGCCAGTCGAAGACGACCCTTTCCTCCGGAAGTATCAGCCATCGGATCTTAAGATTGCTTCGGAGTTTCTAACAACTTGGCTGCCTTTCTTATCTAGAGATCTCTGCTCAGACTGCGTCCATGTTCTCTCCCATCGTATCCGTTCTCTACACCCAG AGTATTCTAGTACTAAGACAGAGACTGTTGCTGGAGATGATAAACCGGTTTCTGATCTGGTGGTGGAAGACATGGATTCTGAAGCTGCTGGTGATGATCATATCAATGCTTTTGAGACTGCGACTCCTAAAATGTCTTGGGCTGATATGACACAAGAGGATGGGCtcagtgatgaagaagaagaggaggtgaGTAAAGACTCTAGGAAGACTCCTGCGAAGCGTAAATTGTCTAGGAATGAAAGAGAGCAGTATGGGTTTGTGAACGTGAAGAGGATGAAAGTGTTTAGCTGTTTCGAGAAAGTTAAAGGGAGACGCGTTGATATACTAGAGGGACTTGAGTTGCATACCGGTGTTTTCAGCGCTGCGGAGCAGAAAAGGATTGTTGATTATGTGTGTGAACTACAAGAGAAGGGTCGCAAGGGAGAGCTTCAAG AACGTACTTTCACTGCTCCGCATAAGTGGATGCGAGGCAAAGGAAGAGTTACTATTCAATTCGGATGTTGTTACAACTACGCAACT GACAAAGCGGGGAACCCACCAGGGATCCTTCAACACGGAGCTGTTGATCCAATACCATCTCTTTTCAAAGTAATTATCAGAAGGTTGGTAGGGTGGCATGTGCTTCCTCCAACATGCGTACCTGATAGTTGTATCGTCAATATATACGACGAAGGTGATTGTATACCTCCCCATATCGATAACCACGACTTCCTCCGACCTTTCTGCACAGTCTCGTTCCTCAGTGAGTGTGATATACTCTTTGGATCAAATCTTAAAATCGAAGGACCTGGTGAATTCTCTGGTTCTTACTCGTTGCTGCTTCTTGTCGG GTCAGTTCTAGTGCTAAAGGGGAATGGTGCCGATGTAGCTAAGCATTGTGTACCTGCGGTTCCCAAGAAGAG GATATCGATCACGTTTAGGAAAATGGACGAGTCGAAAAGACCAGTCGGGTTCACCCCGGAACCTTATCTGGAAGGGATCAAGCCGTTGCCATACGAATCGACCACCAAGCTGAGTACTCCTCCTGCTGTTGCAGCCATTAGCTCTTCAAGATGGGGCAACGACCAAAATGGTACTAAATACAACAGCGGAGGAGGCGGACACAGAGAAGGACGCAAGCATCATGAGTCGAGAAGAGGTTATCATCATTCCGAGAGTCGAGATTGGTCGTCATCATCAAAccgaagaagaggaagctcacgacACTCTCCTAGCACAGCTTATAGACCCAAGGTGCATAGTAATAATACTAGCTCTGACAATGTTTGA